Genomic window (Rhododendron vialii isolate Sample 1 chromosome 4a, ASM3025357v1):
TTGCTTTTAGCTTTTTCCTATCTCCAATTCATTTGAGCACACATACATGACCAAATCAGCAGCCAATCATAGTTAGGTGTTGCATGTATGTCGTCCATCTGGATTTCTAGAATATGAGTTGCTTATCCACAAAAGCTTACCATATTATTTACTTGAACATCAAAATCCATAATCCTTGTATTAAGATGACCAGGAGAGAGTGAGCAACTACTGAAACAAGCACTTAAAACTCAAATAAGAGGAATTCAAAAGGCTGTCTCTACATCATAACTTTAACACTacacagaaaaacaaaaccttaCCACTTCTGCCGGTTCTGCCAGAACATTAATAAAAAACTTGGCCTGAAATAATTGAAAAGTTTCACTTGCCTGTTCCATGAGAAGAATTCAACAAAACTATGAGGTACACATTCTACCTGCTTGGTGTTAGCTCCAGACATCAGAAGATCAGTTGTTACCATTCCTGGCTGCAGAGACAATAGTGGGCAAATGAAaacaagaaccaaaccaaactgagccttgtgtcccaatcaattggggggacaaatgaaaacaagaaaaccTAACAAATATGTGCGTGAGCAGGAAAAGGGCATTATACAGAccaatcattctacaaccacaaaccCACTCAAATTCACattgggtcccacacacactacacctccagtgtgtgtgggacACACCaaaaaatgtgtgtgtgtaaagtTTTTGCGGTTATATAATAATTGTTATACAGACTGACCCCGAgagttaggttttttttttatctctttctttcttttgttgtttcattAATGCCGTCACAGGCATCGTACACCCTCATCAGAAACTAAGACAGTAAATTTACTGTTAATGCTGGTATTGTTTTCCAATGAATTAAGAGTTAGCATTATAGCATCCATTTAGAAAGTATGACACAATATTCCCTTGCTCTCGTACTATAGAAGTATGAACAGTTCATTGTGAATGTTTGTAAAGCTGCTACAATCAGCTTAAAAGCCGAACTTTCTAATGATAATTCATCTCATAAAACGGTCGAAGGAGGCATAATTCCCAAGCATCAATCACAGGAAAACCTACTTGCACTATCCATGACATACATGTTAGTCTTAGAGCCAGAGTAATTTTAAATAACTCCATATATGTGCCAGTATATGTCCTTTCTTCCTGTGCCATTTTAGGTTGTCATAAactaaaaaaaggaaatgtCAATAAAAATTCCGAAAGGGGTATTTTATAGAAGCTTTAGTAGCAGTTACACCCAGACCTaaaaagaaaggaccagaggctACGGCACAGCTGAGGAAGACCAAACTCAAGAGACAAATGCATGTAAAAGCATGCAACATATGACATTGCAGAAAATGAAGAAGCTCATCCATTGTTGTATAGTAACTGCATCTTAAATCAAACTATTCCAGGAAGCAGACCATCCCATAGAATCTTTCAAAAGCTGTTCTTCTAAAAAATCAATATAAATGTATtttaaaagaataaaaccaacaAAACGAATATTTTTATTAGTCAATCTCAAAACTTTAAATATTCTTAGACTcgccaaaaaatattttaaacctCACCGATAGAATCCGAGAGATAATACATCTTCAAATAGTACGTCAAAATTGCATTATGGAACATGGTGCCAAGACAGCATAGTTGGAAAGTTCTAGAAAGTACAAATTAAAGGTTCAGGTATGGCAGAGCTAACTAAAGTCAAGAGGCAcattaacttgaaaaaaaaacattgctaAACTGAAGTATAACATACCGACAGGTTATGGACTATGACATTTTTAATATCTTGCATTTGCAACTCTGCCTGTAGAAAGAACGAATAACAATTCTATAACTGATACCAAAATCATAGTGAACTATAATATAATCCATAACcccagaaaagagaaatgaatgtGCTTGTGAAATGGCCAAATAAGTACAAACTAAAAAGTGGTATTCAGATCAAGAGAACCAAAGTACAACATAAAATCAGGAAAGAGGAAGACAATGGAAAACATTGACAATTTCCAGAGCGTGGTAGCATTTATAGCGCTTTTTTGGAAACCAATGTAGTTGTCTTGGAAAAACCTCCCTAGACCACCATTGAGATACAACACAACCATCTTTAGCAAAAGGGTAAGCAATATGACCTCACATGATGGTTGTTTTTTAAGAGTCATCACAAATTATAGGACCGTGAATTCCCTGTGGGGCAACATTTTGGTCGGTTGCCCTTGTCGTGCATGGTCCTTCTACAGCCTATTACAAGTGGTAGAACTGGAATGCAAACAAGGTGGTGACATGTTTGCTAGTGTAGATAGGTGCTCATTACCAATTGTGTTATGTATGTGGGCAGTGGGCAAATAGCTTTTTCCTTAATCAACAAAaatacaacaacaataacacaACCcctctagtccccaatcattgggggtatgggagGAAGAGGATTGGAGAtggacctaacctttggcatatgcacaaagtggctactctaagaataccactaaaacagcggcccccctatacctccaagaacAGAGGAGCTAAAGGGACATTTAactgcggaaccatgcccccaaatcaaagccggaAGACATCGGAGAGGGTAGATCTAGAAACCAAAATCAATTTATGCGCATATACCTGTAGAGATTTTGTCAGGTGCACAACACTACGCTTAGTAGCCCCGTATGCAGCAAATCTGAAAAATGTAAGGACAACCACCAcataaaaatataaaccaaaattGCAAGTATCCTTGGGAAAGACTTTATTCAAGTTACCAGGTTTGCTTATTTGACCACTGTACATTATTAGAGCACCAACAAACAACTATATAATTGTGTGGACACTATATTTTATCGTGTTCaccaagaaagaaaataagaactaaaaagaagaagaatgaaggaataaaaaacacaaatagCAGAAATTGATCAACCAAACAGTACAAGTACTGCCAGATTTTTCGACATCATATGCAGAGTTGGATGCTACTTGTATTTGTACCAAGTTCCAAAGGAATCATGAAACTTAAACACTTCAACATTATATATTACAAACATATTCTGGTGGGCAATGTTAGACCTTTCTGGTAGTGGCAGTCATTCTAGCAGAATTGGAGTAACAATTGCTAACAAAGCACTGCTCATAACTTATAGAGCTACACATTACAGTAATAGGTGCAGCTGGTGACAAGCACAAAATGCCTTTAAAACAAATGACCATTCCTCTCAAGAACCAAACAACCAGACCAAGtggaaaatctttttttttcattgctgccattttttcccaaattcttTTCCCAGTAACTGATCAAGCTTTCTCAATCAACATCGGGAACTTCTGCTTTCTTATACAGGAAGAGAAACAACATCTTTcctgtttatttttcaatactAAATTCAAAGAGAATATGAACTGTATGAGGCCATTGTATTGTGAAATCTTATTCTACACCTCAATAAGGATCAGAATTGAACGCAACGAACAATTGATCTGTATGAAGCAGCATAAAGAGGACATAAAAATAGCAATCTTCATTTGACATGATGAACACATGACCAGGGATTTTAGGAGTGGATATAAGTTTTATGTAAATTGTGTTGGCATCGAACTTCATGCATACCATTAGCAACTGTATTAGGTGCTGTTATCCTTCTGCTgcaattttttctcttttccaagTTACCCTTCCAACCTTCTATAAGATTACCGTGGGTGATCATAATCTAATAAACATAATATCAAAAGCGGATGGAGATTGTGAAGATTGAATGTCATTGTGCCCCTTACTAATACCTTGCAGGGATACTCTTAACTGTTAGTCTTTCCATTGTTTCTTTACCTCGCAGGTTATTCACTGACCGTGAGACATTATACCTTCTTTACTAGATAGACTCCTCTGAACATGATCCATTATGGGCCTAGATAGAGTAGATATATTTGTACTACGGAACTTAGCCTAATGCACATGCAGAAACATTGTGTAGTTGATGCAGGGAAGCGTATGAAAACAAGAACAGACACGAGAACAAAACTCACAAACTCACAATATAGAGAAAGCTCTCTGTTTTCTTATTATTCAAAATCAACCGAattgccctaaggcttacaatgCTTATTTATAGGCTACTAAGTTCAAGCTAATTAGGAAACAAATAACCAAAAGGCAATACTTGCCAATCAAGAAAAAGAtctaattaccaaaaataaaaatataacttATTCCTAATATTACTTGCCCAAACAAGCGGCATTGCAAAAGAAGTTTCCTATTAAAAGATACTCAAATAAAATATTCTCCTACTaggaaatcaaatcaaatcttttcCCATATATGTGAAGATTTGGAGGACTCCTAGAAATTGTGGTTCTAGAATGATCGACCAAATAGTGGGCCTCAATCATGGGTCGCTCCTCCACTGGTACTCAAGTCCTTGGACTGTTTCGCTCAAACCGGCCCATATAATCAAGTGCGATCACTTCTGCATCAGTAGTACTTCGCATTTGCCTCTATTAACAGCCAGGCTTCCTCCTGTTTTTGCAGAGGACCATTTGGTTGAAGGTAACAATGACACCATTATGCTAAACCACTACACAACCGCATCAAGCAAAtcatactctctctgtcccaaaTAGTTCATCCCATTTCGGTAGTAGTGGCCACATGGGATCAAAAGATAAATTATTTCCGtgacaaatttttcaaaatgtttacACCATTTGAAAGTTCTAAactgagatcttttgaacggtgcgACCTCGAATAATTGTTCGGGAAATACTTTATTTCTTGATCCAATTGTGGACAAGACTACCAAAATGGGCAACCAATTGGGGACAGGAAGTTATGCAGTTGAAGCTCATTTCTCAGTGGTTCCATTGAGGATCTTCAAGGGAGTAAGAAGGACATCATCATACTATCAAGTTCCATTGGTCAGGAAGGTTTGGAATACAAGAGAGACCAAACTGAACACGAAGATCCATCCCCTACAGGGTACAAGTTCCCCACCTAGTCTGCCCCCAGAAGCCCATTCAACTACATGAAAATAGAACTAGTATGActggttgaatttttttgcactgtcCACAAAACCCCACTCAACAATAAAATAATCAAGCTAGTTGATGAGTTTGGTgctgaagggaaaaaaacacacCTGGGGGTTGGTCTCCCATCTGAACCAGCTCCATCTATATTGAAGATATGACCCCCTCGTGGCTGGTTCAACATCATCTTTATTGCCTATATAAGAACCACTAATGATCATAGGCCAAGCAAATGCCCCAATATTCAGAACTTCAGGAAGTTTTTACCTCTCGACAACATATCATCAACCCAAGAGTGTTTGTAGTGACAACTTCACTGTAAAAAAATTGTCCAAAGcgtctattttaaaaaaacaatgcaCGAAATCAgttaaaacaaaaaaggaatacaCAACAAAAGCTCACATAAGATCGTCATCTGAAGCTTCTGACAGTGGTTTATAGCTATAAGCATTTGATCCTGCATTATTAATCTGCATGATTCTCAAGATTACTTGGGACCGTAGCAAAGCTAGAATCACAACATATGAAATGGTTCAGAagttgaaaaatgaaaacagtGAATAGATTAGATCAAACAAACAGATGACCAAGCCAATGCTAGAGTTTCTAGAAAGGGTGTAAACAAAATTACCCATATATCAATGTAATCCAGTGTTTCCTTCGCAAATGAAACTAAATTCTTTACATCATCCCCCTGTCTAACATCACATTTCGTCCCCTGTGGAAGGAAGAACAGAATCAGAAGGTTCAGAACTAAGGTAAGAGAAACAGATTGACTCATTGACCCTCCCGAAGGAAATTAccagagacaaaaaaaagaggaaagaatgtCAAAATCAAAGAAGTGGCATCTTACAATGAAACCGCAAACAATAACTAACAGAAGATTAAGTCATGATGGAGGTACCCACACATGCAGCTCCCCAAATTCCCCTCTTAAGTTCTGAAGAGCAGATTCGACCCGTTCGGCTGCAAAAAAACCATTTCGTCAAATATTCCCCGCACTGTCAGTAACTCAATTTCTATTCTGATGCAGAACCTCAGCTAACAAGGTTGATATCACAACTGATGCAGTTAGGCCTCTAACATGTTCAATTTAAACTGCAGGGTTTTGGAGGGTATAAGTGATTTAATTGTTTAGGTGAATGAGCACTTCAAGGGGCAAACTAAAGAATAACTACATTATAAAGATCAATTAATTCCGTTAACTGAAAAAAGTTCTTGTTCCATCATAGAGAATGAATAAATCACACTCAAGCACCTTCATATCATACTAAAACACAAGAACTGCTTGTAAAGAAACACATGCACAGTCGCTTATAAAAAAATGCATGCACGGCTGATCTGGTGCATACATACTTTGGGAACTAATCTTTGGAACTTGGATTACCTGGTGCTATACTCGGAAAGCTTAGGGACCATTCTTTTCGGTCCTGTATCTTTTCAGATGAGAAAAGTTTCCCAAACCATTTCTTTTGTGGTTGTGGTCTTACAGCGATGAGCATATTAGCACCAATTATTTGATATGGACTTGAATAACACTACTTACAAGCATAAATGATCTCTCATCATCAATTACCTATTTGAAACATGGTACTGGTTACAGTAGAAGACATTTTGATGTAGGGATATCATGGTATTTGAAATTGGTTGATGGACTAGATTATCACTGAGTTGTTGAGAACATGCAGTTTGAGGAGGCTTCCGAAGAATGCTTGGGATCTCTTTTTACAAGTTTAATGATTCATGCATATAAAGCCTTTGGGGCGGGTTTTgacctatgtagcacggacacaaACATGGACTcggacacggatacggatacaGACACAGGATTTCCTAAAAAATGAGGACACGGacacagaaaaaataaattatataatataatataaattGTATACCAGTGAAAAAATAGTTAGGTGTATAAGCTTGAAGCTTCAATATTTGTAAGCAAGCATCATATATACAttgtaaaacaaaatatttgaagcaatTTCACATTTACCCCCtcaaagttttttaaaaaattgcatatttaacTCTTGTCGTGTCCCCATACGTGTCCCTCATGTGTCCCTGCAGTGTCcccttaaaaaattaataaatgttaggatcatcacacacacgcacacgatttacgagtataaaacagtaaagaatcaacacagagatatacatggttccccaaaaccgggtatgtccacgggagcgagagcggctgctgttcttttattatcacagtatggaatagggtttacaacataaaGTATTTATaactactctattctaaccctaatctggtatttggtctgtatcccaaaaatacccctgtatGAACCGTACCGTACCGCGGGGGTCGTTGCCCCCCGCACCCCCCAATTACGGAATGCCTGGGCCGAAGAATCTACTTTCATTGGATCATTGGCAATGGGCCAGATGCCATCGCTCCACTCATTCCGCTCCAGCATCTGGCCTTCTTTCTAGAACcccttagtatctcttcatacttaacatatgagccatagttcTAACAATAAAATTTACAGGACAGGccatgtggcgtgtcccatacatATTTTGCCGTGTCCCCTGCGTGTCCCCGTGGACACGCCGGCCTCTAGGAGTGTCAGTGCTACATAAGTTTTGACTCCCACCTGCACTGTATTAGGCCTAGTCCATATGGGGCTTCACCCTAGCTCAAATTGGGACCCTGCTTGCGGACGATGGAATTCGTCTCATCTACTAGTTAGTCCACCAAATACTCAGCTCTTAATAAAAAGTGCAGTCACTGGTGTAGAAATTGTTCTTGGCACATTGTCACACGCATATCTTCATTTCTTGGTAATGGATGTTGTGTTATCAGAAATTCAGAAAATGTCAATACCCTAGCAATTTGCGAATTGCACTGCATATTCCGGAATGTGGTACAACTTTGCTCCAAAATGGTGAATTGATCTATTCGACCTATCCCAAAGTTTTTCCTATCTATTTCATTAACAATTTATGCAGTGACTTAAAATCTAAAGAGGGAGGAGGTTTGGCAAGTTGAACGTCAGAAAATTAGACACAATGCTCTCGGAAATATGATTTGTTCCCGTGATTGCAAAATGAAACTATTTTATTGATCCTTTTTTGCTCGAAAGTAGTGTTCTTGTAATTTTGAAGTTACAGAAGTCTACCCTTCTGTACCACAACTTAATAAAGATGGCgaatttcattctgtttttggTCCTCATTACCAGACCAATGTGCGTTCCAGGGAACATAATAATGTACGCATCTTTTGAGTGATTGTATATAATGAAATTCTAGAGAGTAGAGATGGCATTTCTTTCATCTTAGACCAACGCTCAGAAATGACGTGCGTGTTCAATTTTTATCTTGGAACGGGTTGGACAAAAGCAGTCAAGGTATTTGTCCAAGTCACAGACCCCATGCaattaaactaataaatgccCCAAACTCCCAACTAATGTGAACATTTCAAAATCTCTGTACAAGATTAACATTTTGAGACACGTGTATCAAAAGGACTTACCAaaactggaaagaaaaagaaatccacAACAAAAGAATTTGATCATGTCTGATAAGTCCTTACCTGATCTTGAACAAATTATGACATTGTCACCTGCTTTTAGAAACTCTTTAGCTAGTGCATACCCTATTCCTGAGTCAAGTGAAAAACGATTATACAACACTAGAAAAGCATAAACGAATGAAAAAAACAAGTTGCATACACGTGGTCAACTGTATAAAATAGAGGCAGACAGAGTGAGAGCTCATAAACA
Coding sequences:
- the LOC131324840 gene encoding chlorophyll(ide) b reductase NOL, chloroplastic isoform X2; this translates as MAILPSVASSLSPPSLSPLCSARSNDDYLISTCICRQSHASSRKPLHLNSRFRLTAISASSNSEAASSSSPPSSSLVSREPMVPPYNVLITGSTKGYALAKEFLKAGDNVIICSRSAERVESALQNLRGEFGELHVWGTKCDVRQGDDVKNLVSFAKETLDYIDIWINNAGSNAYSYKPLSEASDDDLIEVVTTNTLGLMICCREAIKMMLNQPRGGHIFNIDGAGSDGRPTPRFAAYGATKRSVVHLTKSLQAELQMQDIKNVIVHNLSPGMVTTDLLMSGANTKQAKFFINVLAEPAEVVAESLVPSIRSIPANGSMKPTYIRFLTGLKAYSQIFSRFAFGARRNRYVLED
- the LOC131324840 gene encoding chlorophyll(ide) b reductase NOL, chloroplastic isoform X1, yielding MAILPSVASSLSPPSLSPLCSARSNDDYLISTCICRQSHASSRKPLHLNSRFRLTAISASSNSEAASSSSPPSSSLVSREPMVPPYNVLITGSTKGIGYALAKEFLKAGDNVIICSRSAERVESALQNLRGEFGELHVWGTKCDVRQGDDVKNLVSFAKETLDYIDIWINNAGSNAYSYKPLSEASDDDLIEVVTTNTLGLMICCREAIKMMLNQPRGGHIFNIDGAGSDGRPTPRFAAYGATKRSVVHLTKSLQAELQMQDIKNVIVHNLSPGMVTTDLLMSGANTKQAKFFINVLAEPAEVVAESLVPSIRSIPANGSMKPTYIRFLTGLKAYSQIFSRFAFGARRNRYVLED
- the LOC131324840 gene encoding chlorophyll(ide) b reductase NOL, chloroplastic isoform X3 translates to MAILPSVASSLSPPSLSPLCSARSNDDYLISTCICRQSHASSRKPLHLNSRFRLTAISASSNSEAASSSSPPSSSLVSREPMVPPYNVLITGSTKGIGYALAKEFLKAGDNVIICSRSAERVESALQNLRGEFGELHVWGTKCDVRQGDDVKNLVSFAKETLDYIDIWINNAGSNAYSYKPLSEASDDDLIEVVTTNTLGLMICCREAIKMMLNQPRGGHIFNIDGAGSDGRPTPRFAAYGATKRSVVHLTKSLQAELQMQDIKNVIVHNLSPGMVTTDLLMSGANTKQVAESLVPSIRSIPANGSMKPTYIRFLTGLKAYSQIFSRFAFGARRNRYVLED